The genomic interval CTATGCTTGGGTGGTCAAGCATGGGGAGGTTTGCGACCCAGATGCGAAACGCAAGCAATTGATCCAGGAAGCCTATGAGAAATCTCATAAGACCTATGGCTATCGTCGGATTACGTTATGGCTCCGCAAACACAAAGAAGTACAGATCAACTCGAAAGCGGTTTTGCGGCTCATGAATAGGATGAACATTCGCTCAGTTGCCCGCCAACGCAAAATCTACAAGAAGGTGACTGAATTGGGCACATACCATCGCTATGAGAATGTGCTCAACCGCGAGTTCACAGCCTGCCAACCTAACCAAAAATGGGTCACCGATATTACCTATATTGCTACTCAACAAGGTTGGTGTTATCTATCCACGATCAAAGACCTGTACGACAACTTTATTGTAGCCCATGGCTGTGCGCTCACTCCTTCGGTGGCTCTGGTCCTGCGCACGGTGCGACAAGCCAAACAAAAAGAAAAAGTCACAGTTGGATTGATCCTGCACAGCGATCAAGGCGCGCAATATACCTCGCAGGACTATCATGATGTCCTGACAAAAGAATGTCAAATCACGCCTTCCATGTCACGGCGGGGCAATTGCTGGGACAATGCTCCCATGGAAAACTTCTTTGGACACCTCAAAGAAGAGTACCTGCGACGCTTCAAAAAACCCACCTTTAAAGAAATGGAGCAGCTCATTGACGAATACATCTACTTTTACAACTACGAGAGGATACAATTGAAAACTCGACAGACGCCTTTTGAAACCAGGTGCCTGTCGAGTTGACCGGGCGGGCTTTCTTTTTTTGTCTTGTCTATTGGGTGCAGTCTAAGCCTCGGAGTTCTTTCATCATACGGCAACTGTACTCTTTATCTCAACACGAACATATCCGTCTTTTCGTCGTACGCCAGAATACTCACCTGTCCCTTTTCAAAATTCACTTCGCCCGAAAACGCCAATCGGTATTCATCTGAATCATCTTTGATAAATACTTCCACGAGGCGCGTTCCAGAGTCCACTTCGACGAACTCGAGCGCGGCGATGCGCCCATTGCCGCTGACGCCGGTCGGTTTGAAGACATCTTCGAAGACGGTCTCGCCGTCAATGACAACGCGCACGCTCATGGGGTAATGCGTGCCGCCGAAGATCTTCTCCGGGTCGGCGCCTTCGGGCAGGGTGATTCCCTCGGGGATTTCGGCAAGTTCCACCTTGCCTTTCGCATCCACCGCAATGCGCAAAGCGGATTCGTCCGCCGCCGCCATTCCCGTGCGGATGTCCAACGGCAGGGCGAGCGCAAACAAGCCCAACAACAAAACTGTGCCAAGCAATCCGCCCACCAGCGACGGCGCAAGTTTGTTGCGTTGCTTGATCTCCGGCAGGATCGGTTGAGGTTTATTTTTCTGACCCGCCTCGCTATGCAACTCATCGAGCAGTTTTTCCACAGGCTTCGGGTCGGTCGGCGTGGCTTCCAGCCAATGCAACCCTTCCCCCACCAACGCGGGACGATTGTTTAACCGATTCAGAATCGAATAGGCGTCTTCACGGTTCACATTGTCGTAGTATGGAGACGACAACAGCACAACGTCGCGCGCGCCTTCGTTTGGCAGGGACTTGATCCAATCGATGTTGACCGCGCCAATGCTCGGCAACACCGCTGTGACGACCCGCGCCGAATCCTCCGACCCCCAATCTGTCACGCCGACTGAGGCTTTCTCCTCATTGACGTTTAACTTCGCGGGCAAGCCGCCCAGCGTTTGGGTTCGCTGGCTGGCAAACAACACCGTCACGGGATGCCCGTCTTTCACTTCGCGTTTCAGCGCGCCCTTCACCACGCCAAAGACCTGCTCGCCGTTATAGCCGCCTTTCAAATCCAACGCGTCGACCGGGCACGCGCCCACACAGATCCCGCAAGCCGTGCATTGACTCGCATTCACCACCGCCAGCTTCGGGTATCCCGAATCGTCGTTTCGTTCCACCATACGGATGGCATCATACGGACAATCGGTATAACACAGCGTGCAACCCGTGCATTTCGCGTCGGTGACGATCGCGGGACCATTGTCACGACCGGAGGCAAGCCACGGGAGGAAGAACAGGCTCCCCACAAGCAGGATCGCCAATCCCCAAAAGATGACGTTCCCCCACATATCCGTTAGAGGCAGAAGGATGAGATACAGGCTGTCCACCGGCACCGATTCGACCATGCGATTGAGATCGGCGGGCTGATACGACATGGCGGGCTTAATCAACGAAAGGACGATCAGCCCAACCAACGCCTGAAACGCCGCCCAGCGCGGAGTCCACCAGCGGGCGCGCGAGAGGCGCAAACTGTGAATATTGATGGCAAAAAACGCAATGAGCGGCACGAACAAATGCAGGAACAGGATGATGACGAAGTTCGAAAATGTGCGCGAGGCGAGGTCGGTCGAGATATACGTCAGACCGGAATAGCCCGCGATATTTTTCATCATGAATTCGGTCATCCATTGGGCGCGCTCGTCCCAGATCATCCAATAGCCGAACGTGCCGGTCAGCCACACCATCGCCAACATGATCCAGCCGCTCGTCCACGCCAGCCAGCGCGGACCCCAGAAACGGTCGCCCAAAAACATGCGGCACAAGTGCAGGACGATGAGGATGATCATCGCGTCGGAGGCGTAGCGATGCACACTGCGGATCAACGAGCCGTACCAGGTGGAACTGATCTTCGCCACCGTATCGTACGCCACTTCCGCGCCGGGGCGATAGAAAAGAGTCAGGTACGCGCCGGTGGCGATCAACACCACCAACATAAAGATCGTGAGCGTGCCGAGATGATGGAACGGATTGAAATCCGATTTGACGAAGCGGCTGACGACCCCCTCCACAGAGATCCAACCTTTTTCAAAGGCGCGTATGAAGCGCCGTTCAGAATAGAGTTTTTTAGTCATCGGTTCCTTTGTATCGTTAATGGTTTCAAGTAGCAATTTCGCCCAGCAGACTCACGATTCGACCACCGGGGTTTCTTCGGTCAATAATGGAAATCTATTCATCTTCATCGCATTCGACGTGACGAAGATACTGCTCGCCACCATCGCAAACGCGGAAAACACAGGTTGCAACAGCCCAGCCATCGCAAGCGCAACACCGACGATGTTGTACACCACAGCCCAGCCGAGGTTTTGCCGCACGCGCCGCATCGCCTCGCGCGACAGATCGAACAGCCACGGGATCACGCGCAGATCGTCGCGCATCAACACAATGTCGGAGGCGGAACGAGCCACATCCGCGCCGTGATTCATCGCCAAGCCCACCGTCGCCGAGGCGAGCGCGGGTCCATCGTTAATTCCATCGCCGACCATCGCGGCATTCTCGGCGAGCCGCTTCATTTTTTCATCGGGCGTCAGCGCCGCTTGCACAGGGATTCCCAACACACTCTGCCAGCGTTCGCCCGCGCTTAACTCATCGCCGGTCAACACGCCGAGGGCTAACCCGCGCGATTGCAGTTGATTCAAAACCTCGCTGGATTCATCGCGGATGGTTTCATCCAAAGACAGGATGCCGCGGACTTGCCCTTCCCACCCCGCATAGACGACGACGCGCCCCGCTTCTTTCCACGCCTCAGCCTGGTCGCCGATTTCGTCCGGCATCTCCAACCCTTCGGCAAACATCAGGCGAGAAGAGCCGATTGTAATTTGGTAATTGGTACTTGGTAATTTTCCTGTCACGCCAAACGCGGGAATGGCTTTGAACGATTCAGGCTTGATGAGTTCAACTTGATTCGCTTTGGCATACTCCACGATCGCCTTCGCCAGCGGGTGTTCGGATTCATTCTCGATAGAAGCAACCACTTCCAAAAACCACTTTCCACTTTCCACTTTCTTATTCGATTCATCTTTTCCCAAAAACACACCATGCACTTTCATCGGCAGTTGAGTCAAAGTTCCCGTTTTGTCGAAGAAGACCCGATTCACTTTCGCCAGTCGTTCGAGCGCGGCGGCGCTTCGCAGGATCACGCCCGATTCGGCGGCGCGTTGGAGCGAGAGCCAAAGAGTCAACGGTGTGGCAAGCCCCAACGCGCACGGGCAGGCGATCAGCAACACAGATAGGGCGACGATCAATCCCTTTTCCGCGCCGCCGATGTGACTCCACACGAGGAACGCGATTGCGGCAAGCGTCAACGCGGCGGGCGTCATCCACGCGGAGAGTTTGTCCACCGTTCGTTCGAGCGGAGAACGCGCCCACAACGCCTCGTGAAGCAGGCGTCCGATCTGACCGGCCATGGTCGACTCTCCAACAGCCGTGGCGATCACTTCAAAACTGCCGTCCAGGCTGATCGTCCCGGCTTTGACCACGTCGCCTGCTCGGTGAGTCACGGGTTTGGGTTCGCCGGTCAGCAACGACTCGTCCACATCGCCCTCCCCGGTGGCGATCAAACCGTCCACCGGGAAACGTCCGCCGGGCTTCGCGCGGACGCGCATGCCGGGTTTGAGATCGGCAACACTCACTTCCTTATCCGCTTCACCGGTGACAACCCAAGCGGTCTCTGGAATTTGTTCGAGCAATTTCATCACCGCGGTGTTACTCGATTTATGCGCTTGCATTTCAAGCCAACGCCCCACTGAAACTAAAAAGATGAGCATGGTAGCGGTGTCGAAATACAGCCCGCCATGACCCACGATCAAATTGCGGACGGATAAGCCGAACGCCGAAAACGTTCCGATCATGATGAGGGTGTGGATGTTGGGTTGCCCACGCAGTAAACTCGCAAAACCCGCGCGCAGAATGGGCAAGCCAAGCAGAAGCAACACGGGGATGCTTGTGACCATCATCATCACTTGGAAGAAATCGACGAGCGGTTGCGATTCGGGCGTTGCCCAGTTGAAAATTTCGCGCGCGTAGATCCCCGCGCCCACGATCATGTCGTGCAGTACCATCACGCCGCCGATGAGCAGGCTTGTGAAAAACGCATCTTCCTCATCGTAGGGTTTTTCGTCGGGAAGCGTGGCTCGATAACCGAGCGAGCGGATCCGTTTTTTGAGCGTTTTGGGATTGGTGATCGCGCCATCGAACGTGATGTTGGTTTGCCCCTGAATAAAACTTGTTTCAGCGTTCACCACTCCTTTGGTCCGTTTGAGTTGTTCACTGACCAGCCACGCGCACGAGGAACACCACATCCCATTGAGGCTGAGGGTGATCGTTTCAGCGTTTTCCGCGCTCGCCGTTTTCGTCACGGGCGTTGATGGAGACTCTGCCAGCAATGCCGCCACTTCTCTGCATGAGGGACAGCAGAAGATGTCTCCTTGCTCGTTGGTGAGCGGATGCAGGGTGGTCAATCCGCACAGGGAGCAGGTGGAGAGTAGTTGCGTGGTGGGGTAGTTGGCGAGTTGCATGGGTGTGTGTTATGTGGTGCGAGTTGCAAGGTACAAGTTACGTGATACGAGTTACGGGATACGTGTCTACTTGTTTACGTGGTTACCTATATACATCCTTTACCATACCATCATCTCACCGATCATCAGATGGTCTACCCAGCCGATCACTGCAAACCCGCGCATGGCAAATTGAAAGCCGAAGAGCATCATGACGAAGGCGGCGAGTCCGCGCGACCAGATGCGCGAGTGAGTTTTATTGGCGAGCCATTTTACTGCGAATAAACTGGGAACAGTGGCAATGCCGAAGACAAGCATGTTGAGCGCGCCAAAGACAGCCGACTTGGATGCGATCGCCGTCACTAGCGCGGTGAGGACCAAGCCGCACGGGAGGAGTCCCCAGAGGAGGCCGAGCAGGTAAGAGGTCGGGAGCGAAGCGGTTTTGAAGGCGCGGATGGCGC from Candidatus Defluviilinea gracilis carries:
- a CDS encoding IS3 family transposase, giving the protein MAERGAREAQYRIIYHQRAQYPVKAMCEFFGVSRAAYYAWVVKHGEVCDPDAKRKQLIQEAYEKSHKTYGYRRITLWLRKHKEVQINSKAVLRLMNRMNIRSVARQRKIYKKVTELGTYHRYENVLNREFTACQPNQKWVTDITYIATQQGWCYLSTIKDLYDNFIVAHGCALTPSVALVLRTVRQAKQKEKVTVGLILHSDQGAQYTSQDYHDVLTKECQITPSMSRRGNCWDNAPMENFFGHLKEEYLRRFKKPTFKEMEQLIDEYIYFYNYERIQLKTRQTPFETRCLSS
- a CDS encoding 4Fe-4S binding protein, which codes for MTKKLYSERRFIRAFEKGWISVEGVVSRFVKSDFNPFHHLGTLTIFMLVVLIATGAYLTLFYRPGAEVAYDTVAKISSTWYGSLIRSVHRYASDAMIILIVLHLCRMFLGDRFWGPRWLAWTSGWIMLAMVWLTGTFGYWMIWDERAQWMTEFMMKNIAGYSGLTYISTDLASRTFSNFVIILFLHLFVPLIAFFAINIHSLRLSRARWWTPRWAAFQALVGLIVLSLIKPAMSYQPADLNRMVESVPVDSLYLILLPLTDMWGNVIFWGLAILLVGSLFFLPWLASGRDNGPAIVTDAKCTGCTLCYTDCPYDAIRMVERNDDSGYPKLAVVNASQCTACGICVGACPVDALDLKGGYNGEQVFGVVKGALKREVKDGHPVTVLFASQRTQTLGGLPAKLNVNEEKASVGVTDWGSEDSARVVTAVLPSIGAVNIDWIKSLPNEGARDVVLLSSPYYDNVNREDAYSILNRLNNRPALVGEGLHWLEATPTDPKPVEKLLDELHSEAGQKNKPQPILPEIKQRNKLAPSLVGGLLGTVLLLGLFALALPLDIRTGMAAADESALRIAVDAKGKVELAEIPEGITLPEGADPEKIFGGTHYPMSVRVVIDGETVFEDVFKPTGVSGNGRIAALEFVEVDSGTRLVEVFIKDDSDEYRLAFSGEVNFEKGQVSILAYDEKTDMFVLR
- a CDS encoding sulfite exporter TauE/SafE family protein produces the protein MLASLLLGLLGSLGHCVGMCSAVVILFDRQPVFQNKVAWALAHAGRITTYSVLGLIFGAFGQALWSLDKLQAALSILFALVAFYMASAFIGLTASPELLFSSLTQRWGRAIRAFKTASLPTSYLLGLLWGLLPCGLVLTALVTAIASKSAVFGALNMLVFGIATVPSLFAVKWLANKTHSRIWSRGLAAFVMMLFGFQFAMRGFAVIGWVDHLMIGEMMVW
- a CDS encoding cation-translocating P-type ATPase, with product MQLANYPTTQLLSTCSLCGLTTLHPLTNEQGDIFCCPSCREVAALLAESPSTPVTKTASAENAETITLSLNGMWCSSCAWLVSEQLKRTKGVVNAETSFIQGQTNITFDGAITNPKTLKKRIRSLGYRATLPDEKPYDEEDAFFTSLLIGGVMVLHDMIVGAGIYAREIFNWATPESQPLVDFFQVMMMVTSIPVLLLLGLPILRAGFASLLRGQPNIHTLIMIGTFSAFGLSVRNLIVGHGGLYFDTATMLIFLVSVGRWLEMQAHKSSNTAVMKLLEQIPETAWVVTGEADKEVSVADLKPGMRVRAKPGGRFPVDGLIATGEGDVDESLLTGEPKPVTHRAGDVVKAGTISLDGSFEVIATAVGESTMAGQIGRLLHEALWARSPLERTVDKLSAWMTPAALTLAAIAFLVWSHIGGAEKGLIVALSVLLIACPCALGLATPLTLWLSLQRAAESGVILRSAAALERLAKVNRVFFDKTGTLTQLPMKVHGVFLGKDESNKKVESGKWFLEVVASIENESEHPLAKAIVEYAKANQVELIKPESFKAIPAFGVTGKLPSTNYQITIGSSRLMFAEGLEMPDEIGDQAEAWKEAGRVVVYAGWEGQVRGILSLDETIRDESSEVLNQLQSRGLALGVLTGDELSAGERWQSVLGIPVQAALTPDEKMKRLAENAAMVGDGINDGPALASATVGLAMNHGADVARSASDIVLMRDDLRVIPWLFDLSREAMRRVRQNLGWAVVYNIVGVALAMAGLLQPVFSAFAMVASSIFVTSNAMKMNRFPLLTEETPVVES